A window from Candidatus Zixiibacteriota bacterium encodes these proteins:
- a CDS encoding BamA/TamA family outer membrane protein, whose protein sequence is MRFVALATCAMGLAVLLSAPSARAQSDRFGKNKVQYREFEWHYLSTDNFDIYFYDGGYDLAVFAARVLDSAYAEVASQVNHRLRERVPCILYQSHNDFQQTNVTGSILEEGVGGFTESFKNRMVMPFTGSYEDFRHVLHHELTHAVIFDKIYGGGFGSILSTRSLFNLPLWFAEGYAEYSSRHGWDTFADMVMRDATVHDYLVPLEYVGGYLAYKEGQSAILYLAERYGEEKIPEIINRGRFESTIDNSLKKAIGMGMKEFSEDWEKRLRREYWPEISEREEPREFARQLTDHDKDGSYMNDKPVFSPRGDRLAIFSERSDNTEVRIISAVDGKELSRVLKGGRSDQFESLHSFQSAMSFSPDGSTLALIAKSGGQDALFLVDVDGSGRDDVLTFGFSAMRSPAYAPDGKSVVFLATRYDRSDLYRVDLETEKILRLTDDHYDEQDPEFHPDGARIVFASDRPSGTASTLRLGGEFDPRAAAYGRYNIFEADLSSGSVRPLTNDDFENRMPIYSPDGTRICFVSNRNGIYNLYVIDSSRSEPYPITNALSGCFSPTWSPDGTGIAFTAFFKGGFDVFLMDNIRPKIEEGDALAMTPFMRRQLGLDTNSFVMRGNIRLSDRVPKALLEEDLEFTSYVHRAKSPLEHEPLGAAEADTAGAPADDQPAPEARRDTTSSAPDTVSGTRELAGKPPPAEPSASVADSSGDTTEYAVRKYRRRFSPDLVSGGLGYDTFFGLRGQSFFVISDYMGDHQLFIVSDLINTIDQSNIQVYYAYRPKRIDYGIGLFHSKYYYIDFDDRLFSDRTYGFVANAARPFSKFTRVQLDGVMLFIDRKFFDPNLQSGEYEDRFARVGLGSISLVHDDIIWGLTGPVTGRRYRLELEYAPGGVSEGISYQAALLDFRQYARLGGRYSVAFRLAGGVSGGKTPKRYYVGGVENWIGSSIGRGDVYDVEGLYFADVITPLRGYNYYALSGNRFFVANAEFRFPFVEYLALRFPLPIVLSRIGGAIFGDMGAAWDDNNFRGAITEDGFRLNDIKASFGYGVRANLGFIVLRFDQAWRTNLDSVDDKPKSYFSIGADF, encoded by the coding sequence ATGCGGTTCGTCGCCTTGGCCACATGTGCGATGGGGCTGGCGGTCCTGTTGTCCGCACCCAGTGCGCGCGCGCAGAGCGACCGATTCGGCAAAAACAAAGTCCAGTACCGCGAATTCGAGTGGCACTACCTCAGCACGGACAACTTCGACATCTACTTTTATGATGGCGGCTACGATTTGGCGGTCTTTGCGGCGCGTGTGCTCGACTCCGCATATGCCGAGGTCGCGTCACAGGTGAACCACCGGCTGCGCGAACGGGTCCCGTGCATTCTCTACCAATCGCACAACGATTTTCAGCAGACCAATGTCACCGGCAGCATTCTCGAAGAGGGCGTGGGAGGGTTCACCGAATCGTTTAAGAACCGCATGGTGATGCCCTTCACCGGTTCGTACGAGGACTTCCGGCATGTCCTGCATCATGAACTGACGCACGCTGTCATCTTCGACAAAATCTACGGCGGCGGGTTCGGCTCGATCCTCTCCACGCGGTCACTGTTTAATCTGCCGCTGTGGTTTGCCGAGGGTTATGCAGAGTACTCATCCCGCCACGGATGGGACACGTTCGCCGACATGGTCATGCGCGATGCGACGGTGCATGATTACCTCGTTCCGCTTGAATATGTCGGCGGATATCTCGCCTACAAGGAGGGACAGTCGGCGATTCTTTATCTGGCCGAGCGTTACGGCGAGGAGAAGATTCCGGAGATCATCAATCGCGGACGCTTCGAATCGACCATAGACAATTCGCTGAAAAAGGCGATCGGCATGGGGATGAAGGAGTTCTCCGAAGACTGGGAAAAGCGGCTGCGACGGGAGTACTGGCCCGAAATTTCCGAGCGCGAAGAGCCCCGGGAGTTTGCGCGGCAACTGACCGATCACGATAAAGACGGCAGCTACATGAACGACAAACCCGTCTTCTCGCCGCGCGGCGACCGACTGGCAATCTTCAGCGAGCGCTCCGACAACACCGAGGTCCGCATCATCTCCGCCGTGGACGGCAAGGAACTGAGCCGCGTGCTGAAGGGCGGACGCAGCGACCAATTCGAATCGCTGCACTCCTTCCAATCGGCAATGAGTTTCTCGCCGGACGGATCGACGCTCGCGCTGATTGCCAAATCCGGCGGTCAGGACGCCCTGTTCTTAGTCGATGTCGATGGATCGGGACGCGACGACGTGTTGACGTTTGGCTTCTCCGCCATGCGCTCGCCGGCGTACGCGCCCGACGGGAAGTCCGTCGTCTTCCTTGCGACGCGCTACGATCGCAGCGATCTGTATCGGGTCGATCTGGAAACTGAGAAGATTCTGCGGCTCACCGACGATCACTACGATGAGCAGGACCCCGAGTTCCACCCCGACGGCGCCCGAATCGTCTTTGCCTCCGACCGTCCGTCAGGGACGGCTTCGACGCTGCGTCTGGGCGGCGAGTTCGATCCCCGAGCCGCCGCGTACGGACGCTATAACATCTTCGAGGCCGACTTGTCGTCGGGCTCCGTACGCCCGCTGACGAACGACGATTTCGAAAACCGGATGCCGATCTATTCCCCCGACGGCACCCGTATTTGTTTCGTTTCCAACCGCAACGGCATCTACAATCTCTATGTCATCGACTCTTCGCGGTCTGAGCCGTACCCGATCACCAATGCGCTGTCGGGCTGCTTTTCGCCGACGTGGTCGCCCGACGGAACCGGCATCGCCTTCACCGCTTTCTTCAAGGGCGGATTCGATGTCTTCCTGATGGACAACATCCGACCCAAAATCGAAGAGGGCGACGCACTGGCGATGACCCCGTTCATGCGACGCCAGCTCGGTCTGGATACCAATTCTTTCGTCATGCGCGGCAACATCCGGTTGTCGGACCGCGTCCCCAAGGCGCTCCTTGAGGAAGACTTGGAATTCACTTCGTACGTGCATCGCGCGAAAAGCCCTCTGGAGCACGAGCCGCTGGGTGCAGCAGAGGCGGACACGGCAGGGGCGCCGGCCGACGATCAGCCAGCGCCGGAAGCCCGGCGCGACACGACCTCATCGGCGCCGGATACTGTGTCGGGGACTCGGGAGCTGGCCGGGAAGCCGCCGCCCGCAGAACCGTCGGCATCCGTCGCCGACAGCTCAGGCGACACGACCGAGTACGCCGTACGCAAGTACCGCCGTCGCTTTTCGCCCGACTTGGTATCGGGCGGGCTTGGGTACGACACATTTTTCGGTCTGCGGGGTCAGTCGTTTTTTGTCATCTCCGATTACATGGGCGATCACCAGCTTTTCATCGTCAGCGATCTCATCAACACGATCGATCAGTCGAACATCCAGGTCTACTATGCGTACCGTCCCAAGCGGATCGACTACGGAATCGGCCTGTTCCATTCCAAGTACTACTACATCGATTTCGACGACCGTCTCTTTTCGGATCGCACCTACGGCTTCGTCGCGAATGCTGCGCGGCCCTTTTCGAAATTCACGCGCGTGCAGCTTGACGGCGTCATGCTGTTCATCGATCGCAAATTCTTCGACCCAAACCTGCAGTCCGGCGAATACGAGGACCGCTTTGCCCGCGTCGGTCTGGGCTCAATCTCGCTGGTGCACGACGACATCATCTGGGGGCTGACGGGCCCCGTGACCGGACGCCGCTACCGGTTGGAGCTTGAGTATGCGCCGGGTGGCGTCTCTGAAGGAATTTCATATCAGGCGGCCTTGCTCGATTTCCGTCAGTACGCGCGTCTGGGCGGGCGCTACAGCGTGGCGTTTCGTCTGGCCGGGGGTGTGTCCGGCGGCAAGACCCCGAAACGCTACTACGTCGGCGGTGTCGAGAATTGGATCGGCTCGAGCATCGGGCGCGGCGACGTCTATGATGTCGAAGGGCTGTACTTCGCCGATGTGATCACGCCGTTGCGTGGATACAACTATTACGCACTGTCCGGCAACCGGTTCTTCGTTGCCAATGCGGAGTTTCGCTTCCCATTTGTCGAGTACCTCGCGTTGCGGTTCCCTTTGCCCATCGTCCTCTCCCGTATCGGCGGCGCCATCTTCGGCGACATGGGGGCCGCATGGGACGACAACAACTTCCGCG
- the murA gene encoding UDP-N-acetylglucosamine 1-carboxyvinyltransferase, protein MPRRRLGAGAGVRGSGLDKFVINGGRHLKGTVAVTSSKNSTLPIICASLLASTGRTVLRDIPDLVDIRTAVQVCQHLGASAAYDPKSRTVAINAALVDGDNVPYDLMRRMRASFLYLGTLLSRVRRARVSLPGGCAFGPRPVDLHIKGFEALGVKFNEEHGYLVGDGRSMKSGTIVFDRPTHTGTENVMIGAALLPGETMIVNAACDPEIADVADFMNRMGAKIQGAGTATIRIQGVRKLKGVEYRPIPDRLEAGTFMMAAVITKGAVELSHVRPDHLTAVSVKLRDMGARVEEKKTSVFVQGPRKIWPTRVATFAYPGFPTDLQPTLLPVLAVADGASLLSETVFPNRFSHVMELARMGADIQVTGDEARIAGVPFLRGASVMASDIRAGAGLVTAALGAKGQSEVLRVYHIDRGYESLEEKLRQLGADIKRVEDG, encoded by the coding sequence GTGCCCCGGCGTCGTCTCGGGGCGGGAGCCGGAGTCAGGGGGTCGGGTCTGGATAAATTCGTCATCAATGGCGGCCGTCATCTGAAGGGGACCGTCGCGGTCACGTCGTCGAAGAATTCCACACTGCCGATCATCTGCGCGTCGCTCTTGGCGTCGACCGGACGCACCGTCCTGCGGGACATTCCCGACTTAGTCGACATCCGCACAGCCGTCCAAGTCTGCCAACATCTGGGCGCCAGTGCCGCGTACGATCCGAAGAGTCGCACGGTCGCCATCAATGCCGCCCTCGTCGATGGCGACAACGTACCGTACGATTTGATGCGACGCATGCGCGCGTCGTTTCTGTATCTGGGCACCCTGCTGTCCCGCGTGCGGCGGGCGCGGGTTTCCCTGCCGGGCGGGTGCGCCTTTGGGCCGCGTCCGGTCGATTTGCACATCAAGGGCTTCGAAGCGTTGGGCGTGAAGTTCAACGAAGAGCACGGCTATCTTGTGGGCGATGGGCGAAGCATGAAGTCCGGCACGATCGTATTCGACCGCCCAACTCACACCGGCACTGAGAACGTCATGATCGGGGCAGCGCTGTTGCCGGGGGAAACGATGATCGTCAATGCCGCCTGCGACCCTGAAATCGCCGATGTCGCCGACTTCATGAATCGCATGGGAGCGAAGATCCAGGGCGCCGGAACAGCCACGATCCGGATACAGGGTGTTCGGAAGCTCAAGGGAGTCGAGTACCGACCCATACCGGACCGACTGGAGGCGGGGACTTTCATGATGGCGGCGGTCATCACCAAGGGGGCGGTCGAGCTGAGCCACGTGCGCCCGGATCACCTGACGGCGGTGTCCGTCAAACTGCGCGATATGGGTGCCAGAGTCGAGGAGAAGAAGACCTCTGTTTTTGTGCAGGGGCCCAGGAAGATCTGGCCGACGCGTGTGGCGACCTTCGCCTATCCCGGTTTCCCGACCGACCTGCAGCCGACGCTCCTGCCGGTGTTGGCGGTCGCCGATGGCGCTTCGCTGTTGTCCGAGACGGTGTTTCCGAACCGGTTTTCTCATGTCATGGAACTGGCACGCATGGGAGCCGACATTCAGGTGACGGGCGATGAGGCCCGCATCGCCGGGGTACCGTTTCTGCGCGGCGCCTCGGTCATGGCATCCGACATCCGCGCGGGGGCGGGACTGGTGACGGCGGCGCTCGGCGCAAAGGGGCAGTCTGAAGTTCTGCGCGTCTATCACATCGATCGCGGGTACGAGAGTTTGGAGGAAAAGCTCCGGCAACTCGGGGCCGATATCAAAAGAGTCGAAGACGGCTGA
- a CDS encoding UDP-2,3-diacylglucosamine diphosphatase translates to MSGVSTAGDPPVVFFSDAHIGVHGADQDHRIAESVRGLLRHAREIGAEVFCLGDLFDFWFEYRHWIPKTNLTVLAAIEDYTRSGGLFHLVVGNHDYWTGDYMARELGVTVHQGDYTPNRQGLRLYLSHGDGLSPSEGGYRMLRGILRLPLNIAAYRLIPADWAYRLANFSSRSSRLRHLRQQRTSFPEHDKMATETLAAGFDAVIVGHLHVGWVRRLERGWWINTGEFFETFQYVVLRNGSFELRNWTGVET, encoded by the coding sequence ATGTCAGGCGTCTCCACAGCCGGCGACCCTCCGGTCGTATTCTTCTCGGACGCGCACATCGGCGTGCATGGCGCCGATCAGGACCATCGCATCGCCGAGTCCGTGAGGGGACTGTTGCGGCACGCCCGGGAAATCGGCGCCGAAGTGTTCTGTCTGGGTGATCTCTTCGATTTCTGGTTTGAGTATCGGCACTGGATACCCAAAACCAATCTGACCGTCCTCGCCGCCATCGAGGACTACACACGAAGCGGCGGTCTATTCCATCTCGTCGTCGGCAATCATGACTATTGGACCGGAGATTACATGGCGCGCGAATTGGGCGTCACGGTTCATCAAGGCGACTACACGCCGAACCGTCAGGGGCTGCGCCTGTATCTGTCCCACGGCGACGGTCTATCACCGTCGGAAGGCGGTTATCGCATGCTCCGAGGAATTCTGCGGCTGCCATTGAACATCGCCGCCTATCGGTTGATTCCGGCCGATTGGGCCTACAGACTGGCCAATTTTTCGTCGCGCAGCTCGCGTCTGCGGCACCTGCGTCAGCAGCGGACATCGTTCCCGGAGCACGACAAGATGGCGACCGAAACGCTTGCGGCCGGATTCGACGCGGTCATCGTCGGCCACCTGCATGTCGGGTGGGTACGGAGATTGGAGCGTGGATGGTGGATTAATACAGGCGAATTCTTCGAGACGTTTCAGTATGTCGTGCTCCGGAATGGGTCTTTCGAATTGCGCAACTGGACGGGCGTCGAGACATAG
- a CDS encoding aconitase family protein, translating into MRIPRKTELIRLQALYKTDARIAEALGGIPEYLVTYWRRKKKIPRHTSTKFTQQQIQELWERFGDDFRAGRELNISKAAFYTWRRKYGLVEKPSELRLEQLQLRLGVPPPPRDQSEIGPHAQTASAKIMRRSLDNRPDGSPAFDWIVRKRGDSDDAPVAVCPGPRFRWPSTEPTAADGDLAAAAHGEPLWCLPHAGAIDWQLVESRLVYPGQLVRGPQTLLSGLGGVGLLTFGEEQNGFPKHTIKIELTRRISGSVDVEDLFLTMLSHRWHEDWPGTIIEFWGGPIERLSLDRKVKLCHLTVRAGAAAAMCPFDDVIRRHYGRLLQGRFPQSHPDRAAVYDGEHFLEGRHVESSLGVLHEETRWTVARSAEESGEPGGVLIGPGALPYEIERAAELVDGRRIQPDQAGCLLVCPATPRVYQGAFRRGWAQKIIAAGGSVLDVALSRRLGVDDLLQLAATGTSSRRVYISSIPQTTTRSVGQLILCSVRTALRAGLGIG; encoded by the coding sequence ATGAGAATCCCGCGCAAAACAGAACTGATTCGTCTCCAGGCACTCTATAAGACCGATGCCCGCATTGCGGAGGCATTGGGGGGGATCCCGGAGTACCTGGTCACCTACTGGCGTCGCAAGAAGAAGATTCCTCGGCACACGTCGACTAAGTTCACTCAACAGCAGATTCAGGAACTCTGGGAACGATTCGGTGATGATTTTCGCGCCGGTCGCGAGTTGAATATCTCCAAGGCGGCCTTCTACACTTGGCGGCGCAAGTACGGCCTTGTCGAAAAACCCAGCGAATTGCGACTGGAACAATTGCAGCTGCGCCTGGGCGTGCCGCCGCCGCCTCGCGACCAATCCGAGATCGGGCCGCACGCACAAACCGCCAGTGCCAAGATCATGCGGCGCAGTCTGGACAACCGCCCCGATGGGAGTCCCGCCTTCGACTGGATCGTGCGTAAACGGGGTGACTCCGATGACGCACCCGTCGCGGTGTGTCCCGGACCACGGTTCCGTTGGCCGTCTACCGAACCGACTGCCGCCGACGGCGATCTCGCCGCGGCAGCGCATGGCGAGCCCCTGTGGTGCCTGCCACACGCGGGCGCGATCGACTGGCAACTGGTCGAATCACGACTCGTTTATCCCGGCCAACTGGTGCGCGGGCCGCAGACTCTGCTGTCGGGATTGGGCGGTGTCGGGTTACTGACCTTCGGTGAAGAGCAAAACGGCTTTCCCAAACACACCATCAAGATTGAATTGACGCGCCGCATATCCGGATCGGTCGATGTTGAGGATCTGTTTTTGACGATGCTGTCGCACCGATGGCACGAGGATTGGCCGGGAACCATCATTGAGTTCTGGGGGGGGCCGATCGAGCGCTTGTCGCTGGATCGCAAGGTCAAGCTCTGCCACCTCACGGTCCGGGCGGGCGCCGCAGCGGCGATGTGCCCATTCGACGATGTCATCCGTCGCCACTATGGGCGACTCCTGCAGGGGCGGTTTCCCCAAAGCCATCCCGACCGGGCGGCTGTCTATGACGGTGAGCACTTTCTTGAAGGACGGCATGTCGAATCGTCGCTGGGAGTGCTCCACGAAGAGACGCGCTGGACTGTCGCGCGATCCGCCGAAGAATCCGGCGAGCCGGGCGGGGTCCTGATCGGTCCGGGTGCGCTACCCTATGAGATCGAGCGTGCGGCCGAACTCGTCGATGGACGGCGCATCCAACCGGACCAGGCGGGGTGTTTGCTCGTCTGTCCGGCTACGCCCAGAGTATATCAGGGCGCCTTCCGGCGCGGCTGGGCGCAAAAGATCATCGCCGCCGGGGGATCGGTGCTTGATGTCGCGCTCAGTCGCCGGCTGGGAGTCGATGATCTTTTGCAATTGGCGGCCACCGGAACGTCATCCCGGCGCGTCTACATCAGCTCGATTCCCCAGACGACCACGCGATCAGTCGGTCAACTGATCCTATGCAGCGTGCGCACCGCGTTGCGTGCGGGTTTGGGCATCGGCTGA
- a CDS encoding HIT domain-containing protein, with amino-acid sequence MVKRLYAPWREEFILGPQPDGCIFCDPSRHRPVRELILHRGKRAYVVMNRYPYTSGHVLVIPFRHVAALEDLTVSERSELMSLTALSTRVLKSIQDPAGMNIGMNLGRAAGAGIEGHLHLHVVPRWVGDTNFLPVLADTRIVSVDLLKLKRTLRTAFRRASRSAK; translated from the coding sequence ATGGTCAAACGGCTGTATGCTCCATGGCGCGAAGAATTCATCCTCGGACCGCAACCGGACGGGTGCATATTCTGCGATCCCTCCAGGCACCGACCGGTGCGCGAATTGATTCTCCATCGGGGGAAGCGCGCCTATGTAGTGATGAACCGTTATCCGTATACGTCGGGCCATGTGCTGGTCATTCCCTTTCGGCATGTCGCCGCGCTCGAAGACTTGACGGTGAGCGAACGCAGCGAACTGATGTCGCTGACCGCGCTGTCGACCCGCGTCCTGAAGTCGATACAGGATCCTGCGGGAATGAACATCGGGATGAACTTGGGCCGTGCCGCCGGCGCCGGTATCGAGGGCCACCTGCATCTTCACGTCGTCCCCCGCTGGGTCGGCGACACAAACTTCCTGCCGGTCTTGGCTGATACACGGATCGTCTCTGTCGACCTGCTCAAGCTTAAGCGAACCTTGCGGACTGCGTTCCGCAGAGCATCGCGTTCCGCAAAGTGA
- the rlmD gene encoding 23S rRNA (uracil(1939)-C(5))-methyltransferase RlmD translates to MPQALSSIASSIPRRGETVELTIEDWGDKGRGIARLGRMVVLTDRGLPGDRVRARITARKRNLLHAALEEIVTPGPGRIDPLCRHFGLCGGCRLLDLQYERQLEGKVRHLAEQLRRIGGLDRIPDIDIVPCEPPFRYRNKMEFSFGGFDGTLALGLHPRENFRDAFDLSECWLTDARVADIVGAVRGFFADGSVAPYHPVHHTGFLRFVVTRLGLRTGDVLVNLVTAAGEWDRSDDFAQCLRQRCPYVTTALWTVNDRRANIATGSLRQVFFGPGRLTEQLGGFTFEIAPGGFFQTNTLQAERLFDRVMTYADPQGGTALDLYAGAGVISLLLSRRADRVIGVESHADSVAAAERNAALNDVTNCRFLCGDVLEYLKADSSAMSPFDLIVVDPPRAGLHPKVARALTRMTPSPRRLVYVSCNTAALARDFVLLAEAFSLERLAAVDMFPHTPHIEAVALLTPRVSG, encoded by the coding sequence ATGCCGCAGGCGCTGTCATCGATCGCAAGTTCCATACCCCGCAGGGGCGAGACGGTCGAACTGACCATCGAGGATTGGGGCGACAAAGGACGCGGGATTGCGCGGCTGGGGCGGATGGTGGTGCTGACCGACCGTGGGTTGCCCGGAGACCGCGTACGCGCCCGGATTACCGCCCGCAAGCGCAATTTGCTGCACGCCGCGCTGGAGGAGATCGTAACGCCGGGTCCGGGGCGAATCGATCCGCTGTGCCGGCATTTCGGGCTGTGTGGCGGCTGCCGCCTCCTCGATCTGCAATATGAGCGACAATTGGAGGGGAAAGTCCGTCACCTGGCCGAGCAACTGCGCCGCATCGGCGGGCTCGACAGAATACCGGACATCGACATTGTTCCGTGCGAGCCGCCGTTTCGCTATCGCAACAAGATGGAGTTTTCGTTCGGCGGATTCGACGGTACGCTCGCTTTGGGATTGCACCCCCGTGAGAACTTTCGCGATGCCTTTGATCTGTCCGAATGCTGGCTGACGGACGCACGGGTGGCAGACATCGTCGGCGCCGTGCGCGGTTTCTTCGCAGATGGATCAGTGGCCCCCTATCACCCCGTTCACCATACAGGGTTTCTGCGGTTCGTGGTTACGCGCTTGGGACTTCGCACCGGCGATGTGCTGGTCAATCTCGTCACCGCCGCCGGTGAATGGGACCGGTCAGACGATTTCGCCCAGTGTCTGCGGCAGAGGTGTCCGTACGTGACAACTGCGCTGTGGACCGTCAACGACCGGCGCGCCAATATCGCCACCGGGTCACTGCGGCAAGTCTTCTTTGGTCCGGGGCGCCTCACTGAGCAACTCGGTGGCTTCACATTCGAAATCGCGCCCGGCGGATTCTTTCAGACCAATACGTTGCAAGCCGAGCGGCTCTTCGATCGGGTCATGACATACGCCGATCCGCAGGGAGGGACGGCACTCGACCTGTATGCGGGTGCGGGTGTGATTTCGCTGTTGCTTTCGCGTCGGGCAGACCGCGTGATCGGCGTGGAATCGCATGCGGACTCCGTCGCCGCCGCCGAGCGAAACGCCGCACTGAATGATGTCACGAACTGTCGATTCCTCTGTGGGGACGTGCTCGAGTATTTGAAAGCAGATTCGTCGGCGATGAGTCCATTCGACCTCATTGTCGTCGATCCGCCGCGCGCCGGACTGCATCCGAAAGTGGCCAGGGCGTTGACGCGGATGACACCGAGTCCCCGGCGCCTGGTCTATGTCTCGTGCAACACCGCGGCACTGGCGCGTGATTTCGTGCTGCTGGCCGAGGCATTTTCCTTGGAGCGTCTGGCAGCGGTCGATATGTTCCCGCACACGCCGCACATTGAAGCCGTCGCGCTGCTGACGCCGCGAGTGTCCGGCTGA
- a CDS encoding copper-translocating P-type ATPase has translation MDPEIITDRPGSCPKCGMALEKIPSLTPISRTEYTCPMHPEIVRDAPGSCPICGMALEPRVVRAQEEENPELATMRRRLWVCALLTAPLFILETGAMIAGAGWMGGLSRTALVWLQLALATPVVLWGGAVFFKRGWDSIINRSPNMFTLIAIGTGAAYGYSMLAAIAPSIFPDSFRHHGTVDVYFEAAAVIVTLVLLGQVLELRARSRTGAAIRALLGLTPKTARQITDCGHEKDIPLDQVQIGDRLRVRPGEKIPVDGVVLEGSSSVDESMISGEAIPVEKTAGDAVVGATTNGTGSLVMRAERVGSETLLARIVQMVADAQRSRAPIQKLADVVASYFVPAVVGIALLTMVAWGLWGPEPRMAHALVNAVAVLIIACPCALGLATPMSVMVAAGRGATLGVLFRNAEAIETLQKIDTVVVDKTGTLTEGRPRLREVIPLSGWTANEVLRLAAGLERGSEHPLAAAIVAGAESQSIPIPGSDDFQSVSGKGITGRIDGRVVVVGNRLLLAEKNIPTEGLESLAAELEHNGSTVMFVAVDAQATGLLAVSDTVKESTPTALRALQREGIRVVMLTGDNEATARAVARQLGIDDIFAGVLPDQKSEYVRKLQSEGRVVAMAGDGINDAPALAQADVGIAMGTGTDVAMESASVTLVKGDLRGIVRAVHLSRATMSNIRQNLFFAFVYNAVGVPIAAGLLYPFVGLLLSPMIAAAAMSFSSVSVIGNALRLRHTAI, from the coding sequence ATGGACCCGGAGATCATCACGGACCGGCCCGGAAGTTGTCCGAAATGCGGGATGGCCCTTGAGAAGATTCCATCGCTGACCCCGATCAGCAGGACGGAATACACCTGTCCGATGCACCCGGAGATCGTGCGCGATGCACCCGGCTCCTGCCCCATCTGCGGCATGGCGCTCGAGCCACGCGTGGTTCGGGCACAGGAAGAGGAAAACCCCGAGTTGGCCACGATGCGCCGACGTCTGTGGGTCTGCGCCCTCCTGACGGCGCCGCTTTTCATTCTCGAAACGGGCGCGATGATTGCCGGGGCAGGGTGGATGGGCGGGCTGTCACGAACGGCGCTTGTGTGGCTGCAACTGGCGCTGGCGACACCGGTCGTGCTCTGGGGCGGGGCGGTTTTCTTCAAACGCGGGTGGGATTCGATCATCAATCGCTCGCCGAACATGTTTACGTTAATCGCGATCGGCACCGGCGCCGCCTATGGCTACAGCATGCTGGCGGCGATTGCGCCATCGATCTTCCCCGACTCATTCCGGCATCACGGTACGGTCGACGTCTACTTCGAGGCCGCTGCCGTGATCGTGACGCTGGTCCTCCTGGGGCAAGTGCTGGAATTGAGGGCCCGCAGCCGCACCGGCGCGGCGATCCGTGCGCTGCTGGGCCTGACACCCAAGACGGCACGTCAGATCACCGATTGCGGCCATGAGAAAGATATTCCGTTGGATCAGGTGCAGATCGGAGATCGGTTGCGGGTGCGTCCCGGCGAAAAAATCCCCGTCGACGGCGTCGTGCTGGAAGGCAGCTCCTCGGTGGATGAATCGATGATCAGCGGTGAAGCGATCCCGGTCGAGAAAACAGCCGGCGATGCGGTCGTCGGGGCGACCACCAACGGCACCGGGTCTTTGGTCATGCGTGCCGAACGCGTCGGCTCGGAGACGCTGTTGGCGCGCATCGTGCAGATGGTCGCCGATGCGCAGCGGTCGCGCGCCCCGATCCAGAAACTCGCAGACGTCGTCGCGTCATACTTTGTTCCGGCCGTTGTCGGTATCGCGCTGCTGACGATGGTCGCTTGGGGGCTTTGGGGGCCAGAACCTCGTATGGCACACGCACTCGTCAACGCGGTGGCCGTTTTGATTATCGCGTGCCCCTGCGCCCTGGGCCTGGCAACGCCGATGTCGGTGATGGTTGCCGCCGGGCGCGGTGCTACATTGGGTGTGTTGTTCAGGAACGCCGAAGCGATCGAGACATTGCAAAAGATTGACACGGTCGTCGTCGACAAGACCGGGACGCTCACCGAAGGCAGGCCCCGTCTGCGCGAGGTGATCCCGCTATCGGGGTGGACGGCCAACGAGGTGCTGCGATTGGCCGCGGGGTTGGAACGCGGCAGCGAGCATCCGTTGGCCGCGGCAATCGTTGCCGGCGCCGAATCGCAATCAATTCCGATTCCCGGCTCCGACGATTTCCAGTCTGTGTCCGGGAAGGGAATCACCGGACGGATCGATGGACGTGTTGTCGTTGTCGGGAATCGTTTACTGCTGGCCGAGAAGAATATCCCGACCGAGGGCTTGGAATCTCTGGCGGCAGAGCTGGAACACAACGGCAGCACCGTGATGTTTGTTGCGGTCGACGCGCAGGCGACCGGGTTATTGGCCGTCAGCGACACGGTTAAAGAGTCGACGCCGACAGCCCTTAGAGCGCTGCAACGCGAGGGAATCCGCGTGGTCATGCTGACCGGCGACAACGAGGCAACAGCACGCGCCGTCGCGCGGCAACTCGGCATCGATGACATCTTCGCCGGTGTATTGCCCGATCAGAAATCAGAGTACGTCAGGAAGCTGCAGAGCGAAGGGCGAGTGGTTGCGATGGCCGGCGATGGTATCAACGATGCGCCCGCTCTGGCTCAAGCCGATGTCGGTATCGCCATGGGCACGGGGACCGACGTTGCCATGGAATCCGCGTCGGTGACGCTCGTCAAAGGCGACCTGCGTGGCATCGTCCGTGCCGTGCACCTCAGCCGCGCGACGATGTCGAATATCCGCCAGAATCTCTTCTTCGCGTTTGTCTACAATGCGGTCGGCGTGCCCATCGCGGCGGGTCTGCTCTATCCTTTCGTCGGCTTGTTGCTCAGCCCGATGATTGCAGCGGCGGCGATGAGCTTCAGCTCGGTCTCAGTCATCGGCAACGCGTTGCGTCTGCGTCACACGGCGATTTGA